One Vicugna pacos chromosome 12, VicPac4, whole genome shotgun sequence genomic window carries:
- the LOC140700340 gene encoding olfactory receptor 2AP1-like, with product MQNKTVLTEFILLGLTDVPKLQGVVFTFLFLAYLLSMMGNLTILILTLLDSHLQTPMYFFLRNFSFLEISFTNIFIPRVLISITTGNKSISFAGCFTQYFFAIFLGSTDFYLLAAMSYDRYVAVCKPLHYTTTMSSRACTQLALCSWLAGLMVIIPPITLMSQQGFCASNRLNHSFCDYEPLRELSCSDTSLTEKVVFPVASVTLVVTLVLVILPHTFTIRTVLKLPSGQQRTKAFSTCSPRLIVISLSHGSCFFMYIKPTAKEADSFNTGAALLITSAAPWLNPFIYTLRNQQVKQAFKDTVKKLMKL from the coding sequence atgcaaaataaaaccGTATTGACTGAGTTCATCCTGCTGGGTCTAACAGATGTCCCTAAACTCCAGGGGGTGGTTTTCACCTTTCTGTTCCTTGCCTATTTGCTCAGCATGATGGGAAATCTGACGATCCTCATCCTCACCTTGCTGGACTCCCACCTTCAGACCCCCATGTATTTCTTTCTCCGGAACTTCTCCTTCTTAGAAATTTCCTTCACAAACATCTTCATTCCTAGGGTCCTGATCAGCATCACAACAGGAAACAAGAGCATCAGCTTTGCTGGCTGCTTCACTCAGTATTTCTTTGCCATATTCCTTGGGTCAACAGACTTTTACCTTCTGGCCGCCATGTCctatgaccgctacgtggccGTCTGCAAGCCCCTGCACTACACGACCACCATGAGCAGCAGAGCCTGCACCCAGCTGGCTCTCTGCTCCTGGCTGGCTGGGTTAATGGTTATTATACCACCCATCACTCTGATGAGTCAGCAGGGCTTCTGTGCCTCCAACAGGCTGAATCATTCTTTCTGTGACTATGAGCCCCTTCGGGAACTCTCCTGTTCAGACACGAGCCTCACAGAGAAGGTTGTCTTCCCAGTGGCCTCAGTGACCCTGGTGGTCACTCTGGTGCTAGTGATTCTCCCCCACACGTTCACCATCAGGACTGTTCTGAAGCTCCCCTCTGGCCAGCAAAGGACAAAGGCCTTTTCCACTTGTTCTCCCCGCCTGATTGTCATCTCTCTCTCCCATGGAAGCTGCTTCTTCATGTACATTAAGCCCACAGCAAAAGAAGCGGATTCATTCAACACGGGAGCCGCTCTACTCATTACTTCAGCTGCACCTTGGTTGAACCCCTTCATTTACACCCTAAGGAACCAACAGGTAAAACAAGCCTTCAAGGATACAGTCAAGAAGCTTATGAAACTTTAA